AATTTTCAAAAACGACATACTGTATCACTAAACCCTAACTGTTGGGTGATAAGTGCTGTCCCTGCAACGGTTAGAAGACAGAGTGCAACAAATGCCTCCGAACTCCTTGACTCTGCAACGAACTGCCGGAAGAGTAATTCAGTTTCTGTTGTATACTAAACCGAGagtttattaaaaaaatgtaaAGTAGAAAGTAAAAAACCTCAAAGACACGTCTCATGAGGTATTTCCCACCAAGTGAAAGTAAGCCAAGTCCTCCCAGTGCCTTTAAGCTTTCAGCTAGTAAAATTGGCCACACACTTTGCTCCACAATGTTCTATAACAAGGCGAGTAAATGTTACTCTATGACTATGTAATGTGAAGGCACATGTTAATGCTTAGGAACCTGTGCATTAGTTGAATAAGTAGGATTCAGTAAAATGTTGGTGACTATTAGTTTGTTTACAGTATCAACCTTTTTACACAAATTTGCAAACTACCCTTTTTACTCTAAATTTTTAGAACTACACATATTATTTAGTGAAATTAGTGCTAATCCTTAATGTTGTATTGTAGCATAACGAGAAGGTATATCAGGTGCTTATTTTGCTTGCAGAAGAGCTTTCATGCAGTTTGTTAAACTAAGTGCTAACCTTTTGCGTACCTGACTCTCTAGCACAGGGAGTATAACCAACAGGGGGACAACTGCAATGTCCTGTGAGTATCAACAGAATACATCCTGGAATCAATACACCTTACTCCCCTTGGAGCCTTGGAAGATTCGTGGATAAAGGCAACATTATAGACAGAGAAAGGATATAGAGATTCAATTGAACACCTGCAGGAGGAGGATTCCCAGTGTAGCTGAACCAAATCTTGTTGGAAGTTCACCTTTCTCAgcaagaagctgcaggagacaTTCAGTGTCATGTGCAAAAAGTAAGGAAACAAAATGTAACAATTGTAAGCAATGACAAGTTGCTTTAATCATTTGCGTAACTAAAATGCCGAGGAATGGATTGTTGTTAGTGTGCATGTCATGAGAAAAGCCATTACTATCTAAAATGTGGAAGCATGGAGAAACTGGATACTTCTAAAGAATGGTTGCTGAAGTAGAATTGTGAAAACACGTGTGAAACTTTCAGTAGTTCCTGAATAGAATGCACACCTGAAGAACAAAAGCTGACGAAGATAGTGATAGGGCAGCGCCAATTACTATTGCTTCGTCAATGCTTCTGATGTTCACCTGAATATCAAATTCGAGCAGCTGAGTCGATCCTGACAATGGAACATCAAACATCGGAATGGACTACAGAAGAGCATGCTTCATTTTCAATTTACAATACAACTTACCAGATCAGGTCTTGAATTGAACAGGAACTGGAGGATTTTTGTTCCTATGGCACCGTTAGGAGGAAGCTCGAACGCCGTGAAAGCGAGGGTTGACAAAAGAACCTTAAGGGCATTGAAAGGTGTAGCAAATAAGCTTTCCAAAATTCCATATGGAAACCATATGCTCGACTAAACAAGGCAACATCGTGAAAGGCACATAACAAATCCAGAGAACATTAGCCTAATGATAGCTTATAGTTTGTAGCATATCAGTCAAGATGCAGAAATGAATCGAACTAGGTTCTTCACATCACGTGCATCAGAATTCGTTATCACAGGCCAACAGGCATGCATGCATAGATGTAATCAGTATTCAGTGGCAAAGGATGAGTAAGCGTACCTGAGGCAAGCCCATCCCGAAGGCGAACCTCGCAAGAGCCTTGAGGCGAGACAGGGAGAGCTCCAGCCCCATCTCAAACAACTGCGGAAGCACGGCGACCAATCAGCCACTCCAGCGTATCAAACCGTTCGCATCAATCAATCATTACGACGAAATGGGAATTCGAGCACGAAATCTTACCAGGAAAAGGATCCCCCACTCGGACAGGAGCTTGACGTCGGTGAGGTTCCTGATGAGGCCGAACTGGTTGAGCACGACGCCGGCGCAGAAGAAGCCGAGAATCTGCGGCGGCAGCATTTGGGTTGTTTCGACGCGTGAGCACGGGGGGAGCAATGGAAGGAGGCGAAGAGGCGAGGCGGGACGGGGGAGAGATACTTCACTGGGCTGGCCCTGACGACGCGGAAGGCGGGGATGACGAGCACCGTGACGCCGAGGAAGGTGAGCGTGTCGAAGCCCAGGTCGTTGatcacctccacggcgccgctGGCGAGGTCCATGTCCAtccccgcgcgcggcggccggaagctccccctccccctccccctcctccgcctccccgccgccacgagacgccggcgcgggcgcagggCGCAGCAGACCGACGCGGCGCTCCGGacgggggaggggggcggcgcggggaggagggcgTGGTgccgcgccatcgccgccgccgacgcggcaGCCGCCATGGCGCCAAGGCGGGCGGTGCGCGCGCGTGCCGCCGGAGAGCTACCCGGAGGAGAGCGGCTCGTCGGGGTACGAGGACCCGGAGGGAGGGGCGAGGAGCTGGGCAGGCCGTGTCGCGTGCGCGTCCACGGGCGCCGCGCGCGGGCGCGTGGTTTTTTATCCGGCTGGAGAAGGAGggagggaaggcggcgtgcTCGGAGAGAGAAGATGTCGAGGCGGGCGGGGCGCCGCGCGGGCGCTCGTCCGCCTCTCGCTGTCCGCCGCGCGGGCGCCGACGTCGCCGTCACTCCTGCTTGCTCCTTGCCAATACATGGCTGCGTGCTTCCCAGCACTACTTCTGCCGTTCTCCTCCCGCCgttccaaaatttcaaaatgcAAGACGTTTTGATTTTACCATGAGTCAAACTTTTCTGATTTTGTGTCTAGTGAAAGTACACCAAAATCTACGAATTTTCGTATATTTTCTACAAACTTGATGCTAAAAAAGATAAGAGTTAAGTATCACAACATTGATAAAAAAAAGATAGACTTAGGATAAAATTAAGTGCCACTGCGGTGAAGCGATATTGTTACACAACTCTATCCCGGCGGTGATCACCTCTAGTTGAATTCGGTAGCAATATACAGTTTTGACGATGCACTGTACATTACATAAGAGATTGCAAAAGCAAAATACCATCCAAATTCACAGGTACACATGATAGGATTCAGATAGGATTGGTTGCGCACATTCTGTCACgtcccaagttgccaaaaatgaGAACATATAAATCTCAAAATCGAACGCATATAATGCTGCTTCCAATAAATCAAATCACCAACACCGTCCACAACCCAAAACTTTTGGAAAACAGAAAAAATATATTGTACACATCAGCACCGATGACGGAAATTACAACAGGTGGGTGGTGTGAAGGTGTGCTGACTGACTGCTAGTATCACCAGGCGACAAACACTATTATACAAGACCTGACAGACAACGGACCACGGCCTCATAATTTTACCACTTTTCCCATTCCAAACTGTGTAGCATGAgaaaaatctacagcaaaaagaATACCTAGTACAATGGACACACTATCCCTTTTGACGCTCAACCAAAAAACACATACACGAACCCCGCTTATCTGCTGGCATCTGAGTATGTACAGGCACGATCGCAGGCAAGACCGTCCGATTAACCAACACTCTTCTGTTCTTCTACTTCTCATATTTGGGGAAAGGATTTGGACAGCACTGTCGGTGGTGATCGGAGAATCTTCTCTGGCCTTCATCTTCTGAGCGCTTGGTTTCGCTCCCTCAACAGTTTCCTTTCGGGCTTTCACCGTTGTTTTTGGGCTAGCATGTGCTCTCAGCACATACCACCTGCCTGTGTGCAGAATGGATGGATATATATAGCCTCAAGCCACTAGAGACTAGAAACCAATTTGTTTCAGAATATGGCCAGGCTGCTATATCCAGGCAAGAGAGCCTCGGTCATTGTTGGGCGCCTGAGGGCGGCCCCTTGTTGGCGTTGGTGGTCTATTGGCATTTAACTCCTGGTTTTTAATCAAAGATGGTGTCAGAAGCGGACAGAAAGCGGTATCAGCTAAAAAATACACCAGAATCTAATATGTTAAACTAAGATTACCTGCATCCATGTGTCCTCAATATGATGCTCCGGAGAGGTCTCGGGTGACGTAATGGCAGGCGGCAAAGGATGGATGAGTTTTGGAACAACCACCAGATCCCTTCCAAGAACTAAGATTGCACCTGCATTGTTCGCCGTACCTGTGCGCATACCATGATAAATAACTGAACAATCCAGGTGCCCAAGAAGACCGGAAATTAGTCAAATCTGAAAGCATATACTTACCACAGTAATTTGTTGCTGAGAAAAGAGTGATCAGGTGACCTTGAGCGAAACGCTCAAAGCCATCCATCACACACTCATGTGCTCGTACAATCAACTGCAGGTCATTGTTGTTGCAGAACTCCATAACTCTATCAGGCTGTGGCGATAATGCATGTTAATCTCATAAACCATGGAAACCAGCAAGAAAAATGGCTGTTAAAAAAAGGGAATGAAGAACAGATAATACTGACCCCAAAGGTAACAAGACCAGGGCCCCGTGCATTTGGTCTGAGTCCTTCTACGCTGTCATTCTCAGTTGGGTCAGACCTTTAATAAGCATCAAAAGATAAATCATGAGTCCATGACATCAACAAATGATAAACAAGGATCTTGCAATAATAATCTGACAATAGTAGCAGTTGAAATGCTGACCATAGAAGATCCATCAGAACAACTGAGCCTGCTTCCATTGTAATTGGCCTTTGAAGATTCTCAATTTGCTCGACATGGTTGATGGACCGACCAATACCACCATGCATAcaaattattttcttttctattaGTGCAGCCAAAGGGAGCCAATTAAATAACCTGTTTACACGATGCCAGGTCCAGATTCCATCCCGCTCACCCTTTAATTACAAATAAAATAACACATATGACATAAATAAGCAAAAGATAGGGCACAGGCATGTGGATGAAAGCAACATTGAACCCAAGTCATTACCATTCGCTCTATGCACTCTATTCGGAACCCAAACAGAGCATTGATATCTGCTGCCTCATGATTCCCTCGAATTAAATGTACATTATGAGGATATTCAACCTGAAGTATACAGTGAAcatgtttttaatttttcttctgAAAAAATAACACCGGACAAAAAGTCCTGCTTCAATGCATATTCACAGCCTAGTAATACTACCTTCAGTGCAAGAAGAAGAGTGATTGTCTCCAGACTATGCTGACCACGATCCACATAATCTCCCAAGAAGAGATAATCAATGTAGCTGAATTTTTATTTAAAGAAAGTACATACAAAGTCAGGATTGCCAGCTACATAAATATCAGGAGAGTTTATATCACATAATAAATGAAGAATTTCAACTACACCTCAAGTTTCCTATTAATTATTTTTAATGAGTTTTGGAATCCAAAACAATATCAGTCGAATCAAATCCATGAAATgggaaagaacaaaaaaaaaaacaaagcagatcaaattcaaaatcaccAAAATACTCACGCAATGTCTCCAGCTGTTGAAGGAGCACCATATTCATCAAATAAGCGCATGAGGTCACCAAATTGACCGTGCAGATCACCAAATATCTTAATGGGAGCTTTAAGCTGTAAAACACTTGGTTCACTTGAAAATATTCTTTCAGCGCTATCACATAGATCCGCAATCTCATTGCAGTCAAGAAAGAACTGCCTTCGCACAGGGGGCTTCCAACCACGAGGTTTCAGCAGAGATGCAATTATCTGGAAGATTGGGCCAGAAAATATAATCATGTGAGTAATAATCAAAGCAATAAATAGATATCTTCATATCTAAGAAACATCATCATGTGAAGTGCTTGTTTTTTAGCAGAAGCTATGAATATTTTATGTTAATAACTCTTGAGCTTCAGGTAAGTATTTCTAGCATGTAGTGCTTTTGACAGATGACCTTATGCATATTAGAATACCTTTTTGGGCACACTATTAATAGACATTTGGCGATCTAGTAATTTCCTTGCTGCAGTTGCATTCTCAGGGGTGCCATAAATGACCCTTCTTCCTTCATTCTCAAACTGGTCAATTGAGAGCTGCCTAACCATGCCACCTAAGGCACCTCCAGTTTCTGCTGCTACCACCACCTACAAGACCAAAAGATGTTCAACTGCTGTAAAAACAAATAGAGCAATTTTCACGAGATGGGTTCTAAGATAATTAGATAAAACATATCGAATCGAATTCCTAAACAAGAAtagaataataataattaattcAAATAACAAGCAGCAAAATTTTAACTGCATTTGCAACTTACTGCTCTATGGTGCAACCGAACCCCAGGAGGTGGTGTTGAATTGTTCAAAAGAGCAGGATCTGGTTTTATGAGGCTTGAAGTTTGCTTGCCACTCGATGCGGCATCTGGAGATTGCTCCCTGTCAGGTGAATGCTCCGTCTCACCATTAATTTGCCTAGCCTTCACAGCAGCTAAGGTAGCACTGATTGCCTCAGCCTCTGCAGCTGATGCTTCAACCAAATAATCAACACCTTTGCTCAATctcctgcacaaaaataagtttgGAACACAAATCTCAATGCATAGCAACTTCGAAGAGATCTCAGTTAAGGTCTAGGAGATAAATGATCCAAACCTCTGTCCCTGGATAATAGCATTTTCAGGACTAATATCAGTATACATGTCCCCATTGACAGGAGGAGCAACTGGAGTTCCAAGAACAACGGCTCCATCAGGACTTGAAACTGTAACTGTTTGTCCTGATTGTTCATCGTTGTAGGCATATCTACCAGGTTCTCTTTGTGCGTTTGTAGATGCAGCAACAGCAGCTGCATGATTAGCAGCGCTGGTTGtttcagcagcagcaagatcttCAGCAACCAGGAGGTCATCTAGCAGCACACCTGTGGAGCAATTGTGTTAAATTTCGCATCAATTGACAAAGATAACAACCTATGTATCTGAGACAAGAAATGTCAGAAATGCAGTTCCACAAGAGTACAATTTTAGCAGTATAATTCTGAGTGGTTTGCACAGTAGCAAGATGGTCAAATTATGACTTTGTGCTAATCACTTGGGTCCTAAATTCCTAATCGCTACGCAAAGAAGAAAAGGGTTATAAGGAATGTGTATCCAACCAGCATATCAAGTAAAGATGTCTCCATCAGTAACATTGAAAGGAAGTACATGTATTTGACAACTCACAGGAACAATGGAACATGGCACTTTCTTAAGCTTCATGCACGAGGACATCACTTACGTGATCAAAATAAATCAAGTCACACAGGAAAACAAAGTATACAAAACATATATCATTGAACAGTGGAATCAATGTCAAGTACATGGGCTGCTTCGAAAAATTACTACTACTGCCAAGGATCCATGTCAGCAGAATAATCAATGCAACCTGAGTGCCATGGTTACTCAACAATACAAACATGGAATAACTACAGAAAATTAAGTTCAAAGTTAACCTTCTTTTGTCTTAAATATAAAATCCTAGTACTCGTatcaaattttgtaaataacaAAAATCACTAAGTAAATGTCTGGCACTGTAAACAACCAATACCCCATGCATAACATTAATTAATAACATCTTGCCCAAAAAATTACTAATGAGATATGTGCATGAAACAAGAAGCGGATAGCATTTGAATAGACTATATGTCTATTATAGCCTGTAACACAATGGCCACTCCACTGAAGTTGAAAAATATAATGCAAGGGCAGTTCTAGATGATTATCCTTAATTTCTTTATCTGCTTGAATCTATGACAAATATGATTCTTCCACATATTTGCTCTAGGTAAATTTGAGCAATCAGATTCAGTAATCATTTTAatgcaaacaagagaaaactattttttttcttaaacaaAAATAGAACATGTTCAGTAAAAGAACACAGGAACCACATGGCGAAAAAAAAGTGTGTGtgtggtgggtgggtggggaaGGTGGGGCGGTATTATACATTATAGTAGAAATTATATGAGCCAAGAGACTGGAATGGTTACCTCCCCGTAAACCTCCATAAACAAATATCAAATCACCAACTGCGGCAGCTGCATGCCTGCACCTTCGTGTAAGCTCTACAGAAGCATCACCACCCGCTGCATCTGCACTATATCTTCCTGTCCTAGGAGTTGTAACTACTGATTTGGTATCACACCAAACTCCGGCAGCAGTGTCCAATACTGAAAAGGTAGCATGGCACAGAAACAAAGAAAGTAGGTAAACATGGACATAGAAATATACTCTTACATAATAACAAAAAAGTACTGACCATGTTCTGGTATTTTACAAAACCATAGGCATTTTAATAACAAGGTTATTTGCATTACAAGCAGTAATGACATAAATACTGTTATTTACTGATCAATTATAGCAATAAATGAGCTATTTACCAACAACAAAGAATACAATGTTGACTTGTTGGGCTTATTAAAAGATAGCAACTATTTCTAAATTATTTTTCTGCTAGAAACCTTGAAAGAAACTGAGATCTATATGTTTTCCTGTAACAGAAGTGGTATGAGTCTATTGAACACCACAAAAATGCGCTGACCAAAGAAAGTTTTAAAGATGGGACCTGCAACGCTTGAGGAATCCTCTACCATGCGACCACCTCCAAGAGCCCCTCCTGAGACATGAAGCCGTGCATTGACAAAAACCTAACACAAAAGAGGAAATAGTGTTAGACACTTACATTAATAATACAACTGGATTAATCTCAACATTAAATAAATAAAGTGAAACTTAGGGAATAAATATGTTGACAACTTACAGCTGCATGTTGATATCTTGGTGATGGAGACACACCAGGGGCAATTGCCCACTCCCAGCGCCCATCCCTATGTTTTGCAAGCCCATATGCACTTGATAGCGGCTGATGATCAAAGCCAAGAAAAAAACAAGAAATCATATCTATGGCTAAGCATACTTCGAGTAAAATCATAAAGGAAATTAGACACAGGGGCCAGTGTTGCTCTAACTCCAAAATCCAGTGTATTTACAGAAAGGCCCATCTCAGGAGTCTTAATTTCAATTCACCAGTAGCATGTTAATCAAGTGGATCTAGATTCAGTTTCCAGGCAAGGTGAACAGGATTTTCCGGACTGATCCAAAGATCATTACAGGATACTATTTTTCAAGCGAATCGACTCAAGCATATGATTATGGAATCCATACCCCTTGAAGATCATGACAAAAGCACTCATCTAATGACACAAAGACAAGGATGTAAGAATTAATAGGAAAAGTGCAATACAGAAATAATATATGGTGCTTCTAATGATATTCATCTAACTACAAAAAACTAACTTCCACTTACCACACTATTGGCATCCCTTCCGCCACAAAGCAAAAGGAGGCCATCAGAACGGGCACTTGCAGTTGCGTACCTGAACATCATGGAGAATGTATATaggtaaaaaaaattgcattcaGCAACTTACAAGAAAAGTATAGTTCAAGCACATTATCTCACTACACCAAAAAAACTAGATGCAGAGTATAGTAGGTAGAAAAAGGTTCTATCTAATCAGATTTCTGGTGTTTGTCATACAAATAAAGTAAACAAAATATCCTTTGTAATTTGGGCACAGCTTTGTAGGACATAACAATAATATCAGCAGTACGGGAGCAAGAAAATAATATCAGTTGTATGGGAGCTAGATTTCTCATGATTGCCAAGAGCACTGCAGTACTAAACTAGGACTAATTATCTGGAACAGGCTGCTGCATATGACATAGAATGGtagaataaaaagaaaaagtaaATCAGTGAGAGCTTTACTACAAATTATGAAGCAAGTTAGCGTGAATATTACGAGCAACAAGTTCTGAGTCTATTTTTGCTATATATAATCAAAACCCTGTAAGACTTTCGCATTCTCTCCTTGATTAAATGACATGGCAGTGCTCCTGCcctagtttttcaaaaaaaaaaaaagttaacatGAATAAAAAGCAGCTTATTAGTGTATGCAGCAGCAACATGCCAAGAAAGCATTGCAAGGTTTCAACTCAACATTGGAAGTGTTTCAGGTCCGTTGATTTAAGTAGAATACAAAAGGGCGAATGTTTCCCCCATTATTATtggggcacttacatgcacGGTGGTGGCCCTTCACCTTCCGGCTCAAGTTTTCTCCATTCATAGGGCTTAGCCGCAGTATCAAGGGCCCATACATCTGCCAGGGGCCGCTTTCCTGAAACATCGTTGCAGTCTTGCTATCAACATCGGTTATCTGGAATTATCTGCAGGGAGCTATAGTATAGCCATGGAAAACACTGAAACACATAAGCATTTTCCTACCATCATTGCCACCAATTGTCAATAAGAATCGCTGCCCAACCAAGGCCATCACATGTCCATACCGTGGACCAGGACCAGGGCCTTGAACCACCACTCTGTGCACAAGACATAAAATCCTCAGCAGATAGtgaaatcaaaattccaaagaTAAATCGCAGTAGAATAGCGACTACCTATGCCATCGTGGTCGTTGTTGTGTTAGATCGAGAACATGAAGGTCCTCAGCAGATAAGCCGGCAGGGCCTATTCCACCCTAAATGAGAACAAAACACCAAGGAAAAGATGATATTTGCTGTTGCATCAGCAGTTTAGCACTCGTCTGACAACAAAATTGACACAGATAAGCTAGGTACCTGAATGACCACCATGGTTCCAACAGCAGTGGCTACATGCGCAGCCCTTGGTGAAGGAGGTTCACCAAGTGGAGTAAGCCTGGCAACATTGTGTTTTGGTCAAATAGAACTAATAAATGCTACAAAGATGAACATCATTGTACCCAGAAATGGGCATAGGATGTAACGAACTTAGGAAAAGAAAATGACAAAAACATTGCGTCTAGGCACCACATTGCATGGAATTAAGACAATTTCTGAAACATTATACCTAGTCCACTTATTTGATAACACGTCGTAACAGTGGACATCTGCGGTGGCACCAGCAAGACCTGTGATCAAGGAGATCCATAAAGAGAACAAGGTTATGGTAAGACTTTGTCAACTTTTTGCACTTATAGGAGTTAAAATTCTATTTTAATACTTGCTAAGGTCCTGCACCATTTCCAATTTGGCTTTTGAGTGACTCATATGGTGCTTGGTACAGCAAAAGGTACCCTCTAAGGTTACGCTTACGCCTCAGAGAACTTGAAGACAGGTTTAACTTTTGAAGCAGCACATTTCATCTAGTTAGTAAATGCTTCAAACTTGCCCTAGGGTGTTCAATAGGCCTCCATAGTGTCTGACCAcatcaaaattaaatataaGCCTCCAATATGGGGCATTGAATATTTCTTTAGCACGCAATAAAATtgtaaaggaaaaaaatatggcAGCAAAAATGGGCATTAAAGAGAACCATTAAATGTCCCGCTTATTCTAAATACAAAAGTATGTCCCACAACAGTAATAAATTTTGACGTTGATAGGTAACTGCAATAAAAAAGAGTAACAGAGTATTATTGTTCGTGAACTAGATTTGGCACTTCAAATCATACAAAAGCACCATACTTGGCCCCCCAAGTAACAGCCTGCACACGTGAGTTATGTAACAGTGTAGCAGCTTGACATCCTAGTAATAATTACTCTCCAAATCAGGAAGCAGTTCAAATTCCCAGttagtttttttgtttttaaccTAATCCCGCCAAAATGTGCAAGCCCGCCCAACAGCTAATACACTGGATACGACCTTAGAATGGGATACTGAAGCAATAAAGCCACAATCTGCTCTAGTATTTGCACTAAAACATTTTATCCCAAAATCAGTTTTCCCCTGCTCCTACTCCAGAGCGAGATTAACAACCAAAATTGTTCCTTGCCGGCTCCTTTCTACTTGCTTCAAACTCCAGCTCTAAAGAAACTACAAAGTAACACCGTAAACAATCCATGAAACCATCTGAAACAAGAGAAGTTCAGGTTGAAGGGGGGGCGTACGGATCCCGGCGCTCCCAGCCGACGAGGGCGGCGTCGCGGAGTTGCCCTCGAGCGCGGTGGCACCGCCGAAGAGTACGAGCCGCGGGCCCACGGACCCCGGCGAGCCCTCCTCCCCGACAGCTGgcaccgccgtgagcgtgtgcccGCACCGGCACCCCGGCCCGTCCTCCTTCTTGTCCATCGCCGTGTCCACCACCGTGTA
The nucleotide sequence above comes from Panicum virgatum strain AP13 chromosome 3K, P.virgatum_v5, whole genome shotgun sequence. Encoded proteins:
- the LOC120700160 gene encoding serine/threonine-protein phosphatase BSL2 homolog, coding for MDVDARMATESDSDSDARSGGGGGGSGSGSETPSVSPSAPGTPTAAAAAASPGPVAGPRPAPGYTVVDTAMDKKEDGPGCRCGHTLTAVPAVGEEGSPGSVGPRLVLFGGATALEGNSATPPSSAGSAGIRLAGATADVHCYDVLSNKWTRLTPLGEPPSPRAAHVATAVGTMVVIQGGIGPAGLSAEDLHVLDLTQQRPRWHRVVVQGPGPGPRYGHVMALVGQRFLLTIGGNDGKRPLADVWALDTAAKPYEWRKLEPEGEGPPPCMYATASARSDGLLLLCGGRDANSVPLSSAYGLAKHRDGRWEWAIAPGVSPSPRYQHAAVFVNARLHVSGGALGGGRMVEDSSSVAVLDTAAGVWCDTKSVVTTPRTGRYSADAAGGDASVELTRRCRHAAAAVGDLIFVYGGLRGGVLLDDLLVAEDLAAAETTSAANHAAAVAASTNAQREPGRYAYNDEQSGQTVTVSSPDGAVVLGTPVAPPVNGDMYTDISPENAIIQGQRRLSKGVDYLVEASAAEAEAISATLAAVKARQINGETEHSPDREQSPDAASSGKQTSSLIKPDPALLNNSTPPPGVRLHHRAVVVAAETGGALGGMVRQLSIDQFENEGRRVIYGTPENATAARKLLDRQMSINSVPKKIIASLLKPRGWKPPVRRQFFLDCNEIADLCDSAERIFSSEPSVLQLKAPIKIFGDLHGQFGDLMRLFDEYGAPSTAGDIAYIDYLFLGDYVDRGQHSLETITLLLALKVEYPHNVHLIRGNHEAADINALFGFRIECIERMGERDGIWTWHRVNRLFNWLPLAALIEKKIICMHGGIGRSINHVEQIENLQRPITMEAGSVVLMDLLWSDPTENDSVEGLRPNARGPGLVTFGPDRVMEFCNNNDLQLIVRAHECVMDGFERFAQGHLITLFSATNYCGTANNAGAILVLGRDLVVVPKLIHPLPPAITSPETSPEHHIEDTWMQELNANRPPTPTRGRPQAPNNDRGSLAWI